The proteins below are encoded in one region of Pseudomonas putida S13.1.2:
- a CDS encoding ABC transporter ATP-binding protein, with amino-acid sequence MNAIAHALPTTANTGALTIRGLNKAYPLKGKHVPVLEGIDLDIRPGEFVSILGASGCGKSTLLRLIVGLDQDYQGQILLDRQPVRGPGLERGIVFQDHRLFPWMTLQQNIALALKNHALPAVEKNRLVAEHIELVGLSGYEQAYPHQLSGGMAQRAAIARALVNKPKVLLLDEPLGALDALTRVRLQQELQRIWVQERCTVIMVTHDIEEALYLGDRVIVMDAHPGRIREDLRIDLPHPRQRDSQVLQGYKQRLLGELVGH; translated from the coding sequence ATGAACGCCATCGCCCACGCATTACCCACCACCGCCAACACTGGCGCGCTGACCATTCGCGGCCTGAACAAGGCGTACCCGCTCAAGGGCAAGCATGTGCCAGTGCTCGAAGGCATCGACCTGGATATCCGCCCGGGCGAATTCGTCAGCATTCTCGGCGCCAGCGGCTGTGGCAAATCCACCCTGCTGCGGCTGATTGTCGGCCTCGACCAGGACTATCAGGGCCAGATCCTGCTCGACCGGCAACCCGTGCGCGGGCCGGGCCTGGAGCGCGGTATCGTGTTCCAGGACCACCGCCTGTTCCCGTGGATGACCCTGCAGCAGAACATTGCCTTGGCCTTGAAAAACCATGCGCTACCCGCGGTTGAGAAAAACCGCCTGGTGGCCGAGCACATCGAACTGGTGGGCCTGAGTGGTTACGAGCAGGCCTACCCGCACCAGTTGTCCGGCGGCATGGCCCAGCGCGCGGCAATTGCCCGGGCGCTGGTGAACAAGCCCAAGGTGCTGTTGCTGGACGAACCGCTCGGCGCGCTGGACGCCCTGACCCGTGTGCGGCTGCAACAGGAGCTGCAGCGCATCTGGGTGCAGGAGCGCTGCACGGTGATCATGGTGACCCACGACATCGAGGAAGCGCTGTACCTGGGTGACCGGGTGATCGTCATGGACGCGCACCCGGGGCGGATTCGCGAGGACTTGCGCATTGACCTGCCGCACCCGCGCCAGCGGGACAGCCAGGTGTTGCAGGGGTACAAGCAGCGGTTGCTGGGGGAGCTGGTGGGGCATTGA
- a CDS encoding ABC transporter permease, which translates to MKRPDLRGLVLPLLLLGAWEYASRQGAAGAYAFVPLAQVGTALAELLGSGELLINLWASLLRTCSGLAIGIVGGIGLGALMALSAPANRLIAPLFHALRQVPMLGWIPLIALWLGNGEGAKLLIVSLAALYPMVLNTFESLRQVAGQHREAARVLMLGRWQQLWLILLPAALPGIAAGVLQALAFAWVTSVGSELFLSAGAGLGSLMMNAEAAARMEIIVVCVLCIGLSGYLMSWLCTLLTRRLLRWRTNH; encoded by the coding sequence ATGAAACGACCTGATTTGCGTGGCCTGGTACTGCCGCTGTTGCTGCTCGGCGCCTGGGAGTATGCCTCGCGCCAAGGGGCTGCCGGGGCCTATGCCTTCGTGCCGCTGGCGCAGGTGGGCACAGCACTGGCCGAACTGCTGGGCAGCGGTGAATTGCTGATCAACCTGTGGGCCAGCCTGTTGCGTACCTGCAGCGGCCTTGCCATCGGCATTGTCGGCGGTATCGGCCTGGGTGCGTTGATGGCCCTGTCTGCGCCCGCGAACCGCCTGATCGCCCCCCTTTTTCACGCTTTGCGCCAGGTGCCGATGCTGGGCTGGATCCCGCTGATCGCCTTGTGGCTGGGTAACGGCGAAGGCGCCAAGCTGCTGATCGTCAGCCTGGCGGCGTTGTACCCCATGGTGCTCAACACCTTCGAGAGCCTGCGCCAGGTCGCCGGCCAACACCGCGAAGCGGCCCGGGTGCTGATGCTCGGCCGCTGGCAGCAGCTTTGGCTGATCCTGTTGCCCGCCGCACTGCCAGGCATTGCCGCCGGCGTGCTGCAAGCCTTGGCCTTTGCCTGGGTAACCTCGGTGGGCAGCGAGCTGTTTTTGTCTGCCGGGGCCGGCCTTGGCAGCTTGATGATGAACGCCGAAGCTGCGGCGCGCATGGAGATCATCGTGGTCTGCGTGCTGTGCATCGGCCTGAGTGGCTACCTGATGTCCTGGCTGTGCACCCTGCTCACCCGCCGCCTGCTGCGCTGGCGCACCAACCATTGA
- a CDS encoding ABC transporter permease: MRALSPLSWLLSPLALLGLWAVVANAGLFPANVLIPPQEVWLSLAELLNTGELQEHLTGSLSRLALGFTGGALAGLGFGAALALSKTVEAYCAPLFHTLRQVPSIALIPMFVLLFGVDETFKVVIVAKTAFFPVALATCEGIRAIPRSHFEVAAVYRLRWPTLVGRIALPAAVPAIVTGIRVALTRAWVVLVACELLAADSGLGQMIEMGRQMLRIDVVMVGVVLTGLIGFSLDFTLRRVERRLSAWQSH, encoded by the coding sequence ATGCGCGCGCTCTCCCCCCTTTCCTGGCTCCTCTCGCCCTTGGCCCTGCTCGGCCTCTGGGCGGTGGTCGCCAATGCCGGGCTATTTCCCGCAAACGTGTTGATCCCGCCCCAAGAGGTCTGGCTCAGCCTTGCCGAATTGCTGAACACCGGCGAGTTACAGGAGCATCTGACCGGCAGTCTGTCGCGGCTGGCACTTGGCTTTACCGGCGGTGCGCTGGCCGGCCTTGGCTTTGGTGCCGCACTGGCCTTGTCGAAAACCGTAGAGGCCTACTGCGCCCCGCTATTCCATACCCTGCGCCAAGTGCCCAGCATCGCGCTGATCCCGATGTTCGTGCTGCTGTTTGGCGTGGATGAGACCTTCAAGGTGGTCATCGTCGCCAAGACTGCGTTTTTCCCGGTGGCACTGGCCACCTGCGAGGGTATCCGCGCAATCCCGCGCAGCCATTTCGAAGTGGCTGCGGTATACCGCTTGCGCTGGCCCACGCTGGTAGGGCGGATCGCCCTGCCCGCTGCGGTGCCGGCGATTGTCACCGGCATACGTGTGGCCCTGACCCGCGCCTGGGTGGTGCTGGTGGCGTGCGAGCTGCTGGCGGCCGACAGTGGCCTGGGGCAGATGATCGAGATGGGCCGGCAGATGTTGCGTATCGATGTCGTGATGGTCGGCGTTGTGCTGACCGGGCTTATCGGCTTCAGCCTGGACTTCACCCTGCGACGCGTGGAACGACGTCTGTCCGCCTGGCAAAGCCACTGA
- a CDS encoding TonB-dependent receptor plug domain-containing protein, whose product MPHHTPLASAIALAIAGLAVPAFAAEPADRLDTVVVVGTHRSDVTALQSAAPVDVLSGEKLQETGASDLSAALTALSPSFSFPQSPQGAFAGSIAQGASLRGLASDQVLVLVNGKRRHTSANVTRQGLVNARGAAAVDLSLIPLSAIERVEILRDGAAAQYGSDAIAGVINIVLKERDEGGNAGYRFGGYKKGDGLQRKLSGWKGFALPNDGFLTLAFDAGSQDPASDTRDDNRLFYPGSTNIDSAREQNNRYRNWRWGSGNVSDQYNFTANAEMGLSEGLSAYGFATYAHKNTDAENFFDPPTTLRNNYGSVALARYPDGRLPVTRYGLEDFAVTGGLRFEDQALGKFDLALNYGNNRVDSTDRDAINPSWGTASPSTIYTGRREADQTNLTLDWTRDFANDWLFKPLTVSAGLAWRQENYDLSEGDAAGWSNGPLFNTIDPITGRRIPGYYSGITQVDAVSLDRRVIGAYFDVEAQLTEKLQAGVAVRSEHYSDFGDTTNGKLSLRYDFTPQIAVRASASTGYRAPSLVQSGLSSFSVQVVEQPPGSGNWVEVQQRTLRADSPEAALLGGKALKPEESTNFSVGLVWRPLPNASVTLDAYRIDIDNRITLSDQLPASVVGPIFAGTPYANIQSAAFYTNIADTRTDGFELAGHYQLDVGRWGRVDFNGGYARNNTRITGLDDVGSIPGNQIIGRNTQGLIEDGTPEDKLTLSANWLYDGWSVTVAQRRYGEWKNRNAANPTLDQTFSPQWVTDLDVSYRFDLGLTLSAGAINLFDSHPDKLEGAQLYGVPKYSITSPEGAQGAFYYTSVSYDF is encoded by the coding sequence ATGCCCCACCACACTCCCTTGGCCAGCGCCATCGCTTTGGCCATCGCCGGCCTTGCCGTGCCCGCATTCGCTGCCGAACCCGCCGACCGCCTCGACACCGTGGTCGTGGTCGGCACCCACCGCAGCGACGTCACCGCCCTGCAAAGCGCCGCCCCGGTCGATGTGCTGAGCGGTGAAAAACTCCAGGAAACCGGCGCCAGCGACCTGTCCGCAGCACTCACCGCGCTCTCACCCTCGTTCAGCTTCCCGCAGTCGCCCCAGGGCGCCTTTGCCGGTTCCATCGCGCAGGGCGCCTCGCTGCGCGGCCTGGCTTCGGACCAGGTGCTGGTGCTGGTCAACGGCAAGCGCCGCCACACCAGTGCCAACGTCACCCGTCAGGGCCTGGTCAACGCCCGTGGCGCGGCAGCCGTGGACCTCAGCCTGATCCCGCTGTCGGCCATCGAACGGGTGGAAATCCTGCGCGACGGTGCGGCCGCCCAGTACGGCTCGGACGCCATTGCGGGGGTGATCAACATCGTGCTCAAGGAACGCGATGAGGGTGGTAACGCCGGCTACCGCTTCGGCGGCTACAAGAAAGGCGACGGCCTGCAACGCAAGCTCAGTGGCTGGAAGGGCTTTGCACTGCCCAACGACGGCTTCCTGACCCTGGCCTTCGACGCCGGCAGCCAGGACCCGGCCAGCGATACCCGCGACGACAACCGCCTGTTCTACCCCGGCTCCACCAACATCGACAGCGCCCGCGAGCAGAACAACCGCTACCGCAACTGGCGCTGGGGTTCGGGCAATGTCTCGGACCAGTACAACTTCACCGCCAACGCCGAAATGGGTTTGAGCGAGGGGTTGAGCGCCTATGGTTTTGCCACCTATGCGCACAAGAATACGGATGCCGAGAACTTCTTCGACCCGCCCACCACGTTGCGCAACAACTACGGCAGCGTAGCCCTGGCGCGCTACCCGGACGGCCGCCTGCCGGTCACCCGCTACGGCCTGGAAGACTTTGCCGTCACCGGTGGCCTGCGCTTCGAGGACCAGGCCCTGGGCAAATTCGACCTGGCGCTGAACTACGGCAATAACCGCGTCGACTCCACCGACCGCGACGCCATCAACCCCAGCTGGGGCACCGCCAGCCCGTCGACCATCTACACCGGCCGCCGCGAAGCCGACCAGACCAACCTGACCCTGGACTGGACCCGCGACTTTGCCAACGACTGGCTGTTCAAGCCGCTGACCGTTTCCGCCGGGCTGGCCTGGCGCCAGGAAAACTACGACCTCAGCGAAGGGGACGCCGCCGGCTGGTCCAACGGGCCGCTGTTCAATACGATCGACCCCATCACCGGCCGACGCATCCCTGGCTACTACTCGGGCATCACCCAGGTCGATGCCGTGTCACTGGACCGCCGCGTGATCGGTGCCTACTTCGATGTCGAAGCCCAGCTGACCGAAAAACTCCAGGCAGGCGTGGCCGTGCGCAGCGAGCATTATTCGGACTTTGGCGATACCACCAATGGCAAGCTGTCGCTGCGCTACGACTTCACCCCGCAGATTGCCGTGCGCGCCAGCGCCAGCACCGGCTACCGTGCACCTTCGCTGGTGCAGAGCGGGCTGTCCTCGTTCAGTGTGCAGGTAGTGGAACAGCCCCCAGGCAGTGGCAACTGGGTCGAGGTGCAGCAGCGTACCCTGCGTGCCGACAGCCCGGAAGCGGCCCTGCTTGGCGGCAAGGCGCTGAAACCTGAGGAATCGACCAACTTCTCCGTGGGCCTGGTCTGGCGGCCATTGCCCAACGCCTCGGTCACACTCGACGCCTACCGTATCGACATCGACAACCGCATCACCCTGTCCGACCAGTTGCCTGCATCGGTGGTGGGTCCGATATTCGCCGGTACCCCCTACGCCAACATCCAAAGCGCGGCGTTCTATACCAACATCGCCGACACGCGCACCGACGGTTTCGAACTGGCCGGCCATTACCAGCTGGATGTGGGCCGCTGGGGCCGCGTGGACTTCAATGGCGGCTACGCGCGCAACAATACCCGCATTACCGGGCTGGACGACGTGGGCAGCATCCCGGGTAACCAGATCATCGGCCGCAATACCCAGGGGCTGATCGAGGATGGCACGCCCGAGGACAAGCTGACCCTCAGTGCCAACTGGCTGTACGACGGCTGGAGCGTCACCGTCGCCCAGCGCCGTTATGGGGAATGGAAGAACCGCAACGCCGCCAACCCGACGCTGGACCAGACCTTCAGCCCGCAATGGGTGACCGACCTGGACGTGTCGTACCGTTTCGACCTGGGCCTGACCTTGTCGGCGGGCGCGATCAACCTGTTCGACAGCCACCCGGACAAGCTGGAAGGTGCACAGCTGTATGGCGTGCCCAAGTACTCCATCACCAGCCCGGAAGGGGCCCAGGGGGCGTTCTACTACACCAGCGTGAGTTACGACTTCTGA